The genomic DNA GACGACGAGGCCGATGGCGTCGAGCACGATGAAGGCGACCTTCAGCCGGTGCACGAGACGCGCGAACAGGATTGTGAGGAAGGCCGCGCCGCCGGCGAGCGCGAGATAGGTCGGGTTTTGCACCCAGACCAGCGGATAATGCCCGAGGAAGAGATCGCGCAGCGTTCCGCCGCCGAGCGCGGTGATGCAACCGAGGAAGCAGACCCCGAGCCAGTCCATGCTGCGCCGCCCCGCGGCAAGCGCGGCCGTCATGCCTTGGGCGGCGATCGCGACCAGGGACAGGAAATGCAGCACGCTATCTGTCGGCGGCAGACTCCACATCGGTGTTTCCCCCGGGCTTGTTCCCTCGTCGCGACCATGGAACTCGCGCTCGGTTCCCGGAAGTGACAGGTTCCCGATTCCCGGTGGCGGAGCAACATGCGACGAAAGCATAAGGCGGGGCGGAACGGAACTCGCATCCACGGGTTGTCGAGGCGTCTTAACCGAGGAGATCCAATCGATGGCTGACGACCGTTTTCCCAACGATCCGTACCGCCCGAACCTCGCCGACGATGAGTATCTTCGCGCGGCGCGC from Bradyrhizobium sp. CCBAU 53351 includes the following:
- a CDS encoding trimeric intracellular cation channel family protein is translated as MWSLPPTDSVLHFLSLVAIAAQGMTAALAAGRRSMDWLGVCFLGCITALGGGTLRDLFLGHYPLVWVQNPTYLALAGGAAFLTILFARLVHRLKVAFIVLDAIGLVVFTMAGCDVAWQMDASLPIVIVSGMVTGCAGGVLRDVLCNDVPLLFRSELYASVSVVTGLFYATAFGLKLNPELSTLLTFALGIGFRLLAVRYKWEMPKFVFTGDEER